The following proteins are co-located in the Candidatus Competibacteraceae bacterium genome:
- a CDS encoding ABC transporter permease, translating to MNKSDTTGPVTVYTPDSSLRDPGRLIGEMFHDLWAGRELAWRLAVRDISAQYRQTALGLVWAFILPLANTAVWLFLSTSGIVRMGGTVLPYSVYVFTGTMLWAIFMEAANAPLQQTNAAKPMLAKINFPREALIVSGIYQTLFNAGIKIALLLPAIMLLGVFPSWGLLLFPLAVLALILAGTAFGLVLTPVGMLYTDIGKSFPLVMQFLMYLTPVVFAMPSGGWAATVFQLNPLTPLILTARDWLTGMMPEYLGFFLGVNLATLVLLFVMWIVFRAAMPILIERMSA from the coding sequence ATGAATAAGTCAGATACCACCGGCCCTGTGACCGTCTATACGCCGGATTCATCCCTGCGCGATCCGGGTCGATTGATCGGTGAGATGTTCCACGACCTGTGGGCCGGGCGCGAGCTGGCGTGGCGGTTGGCGGTGCGCGACATCAGCGCGCAGTACCGCCAGACTGCCTTGGGCCTGGTTTGGGCGTTTATCCTGCCGCTGGCCAATACGGCGGTCTGGCTGTTCCTGAGCACCAGCGGCATCGTCCGCATGGGTGGGACTGTGCTGCCCTATTCGGTGTACGTTTTCACCGGCACCATGCTGTGGGCGATCTTCATGGAGGCAGCCAACGCCCCCTTGCAGCAGACGAATGCCGCCAAGCCCATGTTGGCCAAGATCAATTTTCCGCGTGAGGCGTTGATCGTCTCGGGCATCTATCAGACGCTGTTCAACGCCGGCATCAAAATTGCCCTGTTGTTGCCGGCCATTATGTTGCTGGGGGTTTTTCCGAGCTGGGGCTTGTTGCTGTTCCCGCTGGCGGTTTTGGCGTTGATTCTCGCGGGCACGGCATTTGGTTTGGTTCTCACTCCAGTGGGGATGCTGTATACGGATATTGGCAAGTCGTTTCCGTTGGTCATGCAGTTTTTGATGTATTTGACGCCGGTGGTGTTTGCCATGCCGTCCGGCGGTTGGGCCGCGACGGTCTTTCAGCTCAATCCGCTGACACCGTTGATTCTGACTGCCCGCGACTGGCTGACGGGCATGATGCCGGAGTATCTGGGGTTTTTTCTGGGGGTGAACCTGGCGACTTTGGTCTTATTGTTCGTGATGTGGATTGTGTTTCGCGCCGCCATGCCCATTCTGATTGAGCGGATGAGCGCCTGA
- a CDS encoding glycosyltransferase family 2 protein, with product MNESLSIILPAKNEAANLPSLLAELKALYPAAEILVVDDGSTDQTGEVGREYGARVVRHPYSLGNGAAVKTGARNARGDLLVFMDADGQHAPADIARLLAKLEEGYEMVVGARQADTHASPGRRLANHFYNRLASVMTGYRIEDLTSGFRTVRARHFRKFLYLLPNGFSYPTTSTMAFFRSGFPVAYIPIRAGQRGGKSHIRLLRDGARFFLIILKVGALFSPMRFFLPLSLVFFLTAVSYYGYTYATLHRFTNMSAVLLIYSLSLFLIGLVSEQISALHYKGVEDDQRRTRWDERRRLAASFPKNTATGEEVAAGFPSSPSREEGGDKR from the coding sequence ATGAACGAGAGCTTGAGCATCATCCTGCCGGCCAAGAACGAAGCAGCTAACCTGCCGTCGTTACTGGCCGAGCTGAAAGCGTTGTATCCAGCGGCGGAAATCCTCGTGGTCGACGACGGTTCCACCGACCAGACCGGTGAGGTGGGCCGAGAGTATGGTGCGCGGGTGGTCCGTCACCCGTACTCGTTGGGAAACGGCGCAGCGGTCAAGACCGGCGCGCGCAATGCCAGGGGCGACCTGCTGGTGTTCATGGACGCCGATGGCCAACACGCGCCCGCTGACATCGCTCGATTGTTGGCCAAGTTGGAGGAAGGCTACGAGATGGTGGTAGGGGCGCGGCAAGCGGATACTCATGCCTCACCGGGCCGGCGGTTGGCCAATCACTTCTACAATCGGCTGGCCTCGGTCATGACCGGTTATCGCATTGAGGACCTCACTTCCGGGTTTCGCACTGTCCGCGCTCGGCATTTCCGCAAGTTTCTCTACCTGCTGCCCAACGGTTTTTCTTACCCCACCACCAGTACCATGGCCTTTTTCCGTTCGGGGTTTCCGGTCGCCTACATCCCAATCCGCGCGGGCCAGCGCGGCGGTAAAAGCCACATCCGCCTGCTGCGGGACGGCGCGCGGTTTTTCCTGATCATCCTCAAGGTCGGCGCCCTGTTTTCGCCGATGCGGTTTTTTCTCCCGCTGAGCTTGGTCTTCTTCCTCACCGCCGTGAGTTACTACGGTTACACTTATGCCACTCTGCATCGCTTTACCAACATGAGCGCCGTGTTGCTGATCTATTCCCTGTCGCTGTTTCTGATCGGGCTGGTCTCGGAACAGATCTCCGCCCTACACTACAAGGGGGTCGAGGATGATCAGCGCCGAACCCGGTGGGACGAACGCCGTCGGTTGGCTGCTTCATTCCCGAAAAACACCGCCACGGGTGAGGAGGTAGCGGCGGGTTTTCCCTCTTCCCCATCGCGGGAGGAGGGCGGAGACAAGAGATAA
- a CDS encoding DUF29 domain-containing protein, with amino-acid sequence METLYERDLYAWATRNAALLRAGRWAEIDRMNIAEELESMGRSERRALGSRLAVLLMHCLKWRYQPERRGRSWRATIREQQRQVARLLADNPSLRLELPILMADAYIDAVLMAIAETGLEETLFPETCPFELEQLMSERDGWELMP; translated from the coding sequence ATGGAAACCCTTTATGAACGGGATTTGTACGCATGGGCAACGCGAAATGCGGCCCTGCTGCGCGCGGGGCGATGGGCGGAAATTGATCGCATGAACATCGCCGAGGAATTGGAAAGCATGGGACGGAGTGAGCGGCGGGCGTTGGGGAGCCGGTTGGCGGTGTTGTTGATGCATTGCTTGAAATGGCGTTATCAACCGGAACGGCGTGGTCGAAGTTGGCGGGCGACGATTCGGGAGCAACAGCGACAGGTGGCTCGGCTGCTGGCCGATAATCCGAGCCTGCGCCTCGAATTACCGATACTCATGGCGGATGCTTACATTGATGCGGTACTGATGGCGATTGCCGAAACGGGCTTGGAGGAGACGCTGTTTCCAGAGACTTGTCCGTTTGAACTGGAGCAGCTCATGAGCGAGCGCGATGGGTGGGAGCTGATGCCTTAG
- a CDS encoding Uma2 family endonuclease, which translates to MTATVQLPRHKLTVVDFQRLGAAGILSGSDRVELIDGELMDMAPISSLHADYVDRLAQILTVQNCGDYRVRVQNPVRLDDDGEVTPDLALVVNRGYRDAHPTAGDVLLLIEVADTAVAYDRELKIPLYARNGIPEVWLLDATKGRMACYREPVLGNYRESRTAEPDETLTLERLPEVRVHLAALWR; encoded by the coding sequence ATGACCGCGACGGTGCAATTACCACGACATAAGCTGACGGTGGTTGATTTTCAGCGGCTGGGCGCGGCGGGAATTCTGAGCGGGTCCGACCGGGTGGAACTGATCGATGGGGAGTTGATGGATATGGCGCCGATTAGTAGCCTGCATGCGGATTATGTGGATCGGTTGGCGCAAATTCTGACGGTTCAAAATTGTGGCGATTATCGGGTGCGAGTTCAAAATCCCGTGCGACTGGATGACGATGGCGAAGTAACGCCGGACTTGGCGCTGGTGGTGAACCGGGGTTATCGCGACGCGCATCCGACCGCGGGAGATGTGCTGCTGCTGATCGAGGTGGCGGATACCGCGGTGGCCTATGATCGCGAGTTGAAGATCCCGCTGTACGCCCGGAATGGCATCCCGGAGGTGTGGTTGCTGGACGCGACGAAAGGGCGGATGGCGTGCTATCGGGAACCGGTGCTGGGGAATTATCGGGAGAGCCGGACGGCGGAGCCCGATGAGACATTGACCCTGGAGCGGTTGCCGGAGGTCAGGGTCCATTTGGCGGCATTATGGCGTTGA
- a CDS encoding AEC family transporter produces the protein MTSLPLILGALGPIFALILLGLGLRRLGFPGDGFWPAAERLTYFLLFPALLVNRLAQARLEEYAVGPVAVVVVALLLGMTALVYALRPWLGVDGPAFSSVYQGAIRFNTYVGLAVALAVFHAEGGTVAALVMALMIPMINVLCVLVLSAHAGRAASAASVLRGLITNPLILGCLVGIGLNLSGIGLPWGSAAVLDILARAALPLGLLAVGAGLRLAALNRPGLLVATGVLKLLALPALAATLCWLAQPGRLETAVLLTFAALPGSSTAYILARQLGGDAPLMAAIVTVETGLALVTLPLVLVWVV, from the coding sequence ATGACCAGTCTTCCCCTGATCCTTGGCGCGCTGGGTCCGATCTTCGCGCTGATCCTGCTGGGTCTGGGCCTGCGGCGGCTGGGGTTTCCGGGCGACGGGTTCTGGCCGGCCGCCGAGCGACTGACTTATTTCCTGCTGTTTCCGGCCCTGCTGGTGAATCGCCTGGCGCAGGCGCGGCTGGAAGAGTACGCGGTCGGGCCGGTGGCGGTGGTGGTGGTGGCTTTGTTGTTGGGGATGACGGCGCTGGTGTATGCGTTGCGGCCGTGGCTGGGAGTGGACGGACCGGCCTTTAGCTCGGTATACCAGGGCGCGATCCGCTTTAATACCTATGTGGGGTTGGCGGTGGCGCTGGCGGTGTTTCACGCCGAGGGCGGCACGGTGGCGGCACTGGTGATGGCGCTCATGATCCCGATGATCAACGTGCTGTGCGTGCTGGTGCTGAGCGCGCACGCCGGCCGGGCGGCCAGCGCGGCCAGCGTGTTGCGGGGCTTGATCACCAATCCGCTGATCCTGGGCTGTCTGGTCGGGATCGGCTTGAATCTGAGCGGGATCGGCCTGCCGTGGGGATCGGCGGCGGTGCTGGATATTCTGGCGCGGGCGGCGTTGCCGTTGGGCCTGCTGGCGGTGGGCGCGGGCTTGCGACTGGCGGCGCTGAACCGGCCGGGCCTGCTGGTGGCGACCGGTGTGCTGAAACTGCTGGCGCTGCCGGCGCTGGCGGCGACGTTGTGCTGGCTGGCGCAACCGGGCCGGCTGGAAACGGCGGTGTTGCTGACCTTTGCCGCACTGCCGGGATCGTCCACCGCCTATATCCTGGCGCGGCAACTGGGCGGCGACGCGCCGCTGATGGCGGCGATCGTGACGGTGGAAACGGGGCTGGCGCTGGTGACGCTGCCGCTGGTTCTGGTCTGGGTGGTCTAG
- the argE gene encoding acetylornithine deacetylase: protein MPTLPPLLLDHIRQLIATPSVSSVSPQFDQSNRPVIDLLAGWLEDAGFAVRIEPLPERPDKANLIATLGAGPGGLVLAGHTDTVPFDAGRWRYDPFGGEIADGRIYGLGTADMKSFLVLALEAAREFAAGPLRQPLVILATADEESSMHGARALAAAGQPLGRHAVIGEPTGLKPVRMHKGILMEAIRLEGRSGHSSNPALGVSALEGMHRVIGELLRWRAELQANHRNPLFEVEVPTLNLGHIHGGDNPNRICADCELHIDIRPLPGMSLADLRGELHGRLAHLLADSELHLGFLPLFEGIEALETPAAAAIVRATEELTGTPAGVVSFGTEGPYLNALGMETVILGPGDVECAHQPNEFLPLATIQPTLDLLRRLIGRFCLPSA, encoded by the coding sequence ATGCCGACCTTGCCACCCTTATTACTGGACCACATCCGCCAACTGATCGCCACCCCCTCGGTGAGCAGCGTGTCGCCACAGTTCGATCAGAGCAACCGGCCGGTCATCGACCTGCTGGCCGGTTGGCTGGAAGATGCCGGTTTCGCGGTGCGGATCGAACCGCTGCCGGAGCGGCCGGACAAGGCCAATCTGATCGCCACGCTGGGGGCGGGGCCGGGCGGGTTGGTGCTGGCCGGGCACACCGATACGGTGCCGTTCGATGCCGGGCGCTGGCGCTACGATCCATTTGGCGGAGAGATAGCGGACGGGCGAATTTACGGCCTGGGCACGGCTGATATGAAGTCCTTCCTGGTGCTGGCGCTGGAAGCGGCGCGGGAATTCGCGGCAGGTCCGTTGCGCCAGCCGCTGGTGATTCTGGCCACGGCGGACGAGGAAAGCAGCATGCACGGCGCGCGGGCGCTGGCGGCGGCCGGCCAGCCGCTGGGTCGGCACGCGGTGATCGGCGAACCGACCGGGCTGAAGCCGGTGCGGATGCACAAAGGCATCCTGATGGAAGCGATCCGGCTGGAAGGCCGCTCGGGTCATTCCAGTAATCCGGCGCTGGGTGTGAGCGCTCTGGAAGGGATGCACCGGGTGATCGGTGAGTTGCTGCGGTGGCGGGCGGAATTGCAGGCGAACCATCGCAATCCGTTGTTCGAGGTCGAGGTGCCGACCCTCAATCTGGGGCACATTCACGGCGGCGACAATCCCAACCGGATCTGCGCCGACTGCGAGCTGCATATCGATATTCGGCCGCTGCCGGGAATGTCCTTGGCGGATCTGCGCGGCGAATTACACGGGCGGTTGGCCCACCTGCTGGCCGATAGTGAATTGCATCTGGGGTTCCTGCCACTGTTCGAGGGAATCGAGGCGCTGGAAACGCCGGCGGCGGCGGCCATCGTGCGAGCCACCGAGGAACTGACCGGCACGCCGGCTGGAGTGGTGAGTTTCGGCACCGAGGGGCCGTATCTGAACGCCCTGGGCATGGAGACGGTGATTCTCGGTCCCGGCGACGTGGAATGCGCCCATCAACCGAACGAATTTCTGCCGTTGGCGACGATTCAGCCGACGCTGGATCTGCTGCGGAGGCTGATCGGGCGGTTTTGCCTGCCATCCGCATGA
- a CDS encoding GNAT family N-acetyltransferase/peptidase C39 family protein, whose product MLRAAARNDIPALLTIENRCFSSDRLSRRSFRHLLSRGNAVTLVEEDAGRIRGYVLLLFSRGTSMARLYSIAVHPDFARRNIGDCLLEAAETAALERDCVSMRLEVRRDNAPSLNLFRRHGYRQFKEVLDYYEDHMTALRFEKRLVPQLQLDLVKVPYYQQTLDFTCGPAALMMAMKALDPTLELDRKLELRLWREATTIFMTAGHGGCGPYGLALSSHRRGFDLEIHVNEDGVFLVDSVRSPEKKEVMRLVQEDWIEELSQLPVVLRCGSLGVDELRQKFEAGGIPLVLISSYRIYGERFPHWVVVTGFDDHCIYVHDPFVDVENGETVTDSVNMPISHREFQRMARYGKVAQKAVLILYRSNRRSESPTP is encoded by the coding sequence ATGCTGCGTGCCGCTGCCCGGAACGACATTCCGGCTCTGTTGACCATTGAAAACCGTTGCTTCAGCAGTGACCGCCTGTCCCGCCGCAGCTTCCGCCATCTGCTGAGCCGCGGCAACGCGGTTACCCTGGTTGAGGAAGACGCCGGCCGCATTCGTGGCTATGTGCTGCTGCTGTTCTCGCGCGGCACCTCGATGGCCCGCTTGTACTCCATCGCCGTCCACCCGGACTTCGCCCGCCGCAACATCGGCGACTGCCTGCTGGAAGCCGCCGAGACCGCCGCCCTGGAGCGCGATTGCGTGTCGATGCGGCTGGAGGTTCGCCGCGACAACGCCCCTTCGCTGAATCTGTTCCGTCGCCACGGCTACCGCCAGTTCAAGGAAGTGCTGGATTATTACGAAGACCACATGACCGCGCTGCGCTTCGAAAAGCGGCTGGTCCCGCAGCTCCAGCTCGATCTGGTCAAGGTACCCTACTACCAGCAGACCCTCGACTTTACCTGCGGCCCGGCGGCACTGATGATGGCCATGAAGGCGCTGGACCCGACGCTCGAACTGGATCGCAAACTGGAACTGCGGCTGTGGCGCGAAGCCACCACCATCTTCATGACCGCCGGCCACGGTGGTTGCGGTCCCTACGGACTGGCGTTGTCGTCCCACCGGCGCGGTTTCGATCTGGAGATCCACGTCAACGAAGACGGGGTGTTCCTGGTCGATTCGGTGCGCAGCCCGGAAAAAAAGGAAGTGATGCGGCTGGTGCAGGAAGACTGGATCGAGGAATTAAGCCAGTTGCCGGTCGTCTTGCGTTGCGGCAGCCTGGGCGTGGACGAACTGCGGCAGAAATTCGAAGCCGGCGGTATCCCGCTGGTGCTGATCAGCTCCTACCGCATCTATGGCGAGCGCTTTCCGCACTGGGTGGTCGTCACCGGTTTCGACGATCACTGCATCTACGTCCACGACCCATTCGTCGATGTCGAAAACGGCGAAACCGTCACCGACTCCGTCAACATGCCGATCTCGCACCGGGAGTTCCAGCGCATGGCCCGCTATGGCAAGGTCGCGCAAAAAGCCGTGCTGATCCTCTATCGATCCAACCGCCGCTCCGAATCGCCGACGCCTTAA
- a CDS encoding RimK family protein yields MADHIILVENPTDWKPHFPNLPVVAAKDYLAKPEYSTGRSLRVLNLCRSYRYLSVGYYCSLLAEARRHRVIPSVRTLNDLSRKSIYSLDVEDLDDHVQQVLGKPRPGFTATAFELDIFFGQCAAKELQELARQLFDAFRSPLLRVEFRLQGKWRIATLKALHLHSLSAEQSEMFLGALAAYLSRRWRQPRVRSSNYRYDLAMLHNPKEALPPSNPKALQQFIKIGRECGVNAELIEKKDFGRLAEFDALFIRETTGIDHYTYTFAKKAESEGMVVIDDPDSILKCTNKVYLDELLRTHRVRTPKTVIVRRDNLERVDSEIDYPIVLKIPDGSFSRGVFKVNDRTGLLDMAGKLFKSSDLLLAQEFLYTEFDWRVGILNKTPLFVCQYFMSKEHWQIYNHESGQKTDTHAGDFKTFRVEDAPEVVVKTALKAANLIGNGLYGVDLKQTAKGVVVIEVNDNPNIDHGVEDAVLKENLYRAIVEDIVWRLDRKRGK; encoded by the coding sequence ATGGCCGATCACATCATCCTGGTGGAAAATCCCACCGACTGGAAACCTCATTTTCCCAACCTGCCCGTCGTCGCCGCCAAGGACTATCTGGCCAAGCCCGAATATTCCACCGGCCGCAGCCTGCGGGTACTGAATCTGTGTCGCAGCTACCGCTATCTGAGCGTCGGCTACTACTGCTCGCTGCTGGCCGAGGCCCGGCGCCACCGGGTGATCCCCAGCGTGCGTACCCTCAACGACCTCAGCCGCAAGTCGATCTACAGCCTGGATGTCGAGGATCTGGACGATCACGTCCAGCAGGTGCTGGGCAAGCCCCGACCCGGCTTCACCGCCACGGCCTTCGAACTGGACATCTTCTTCGGCCAGTGCGCCGCCAAGGAATTGCAGGAACTGGCCCGGCAACTGTTCGACGCCTTCCGCTCACCGCTGCTGCGGGTGGAATTCCGGCTACAGGGCAAGTGGCGCATCGCCACCCTCAAGGCGCTGCACCTGCATTCGCTGTCGGCGGAGCAGTCGGAGATGTTTCTCGGGGCGCTGGCGGCCTATCTGAGCCGGCGCTGGCGGCAGCCGCGGGTCCGCAGCAGCAACTACCGCTACGACCTGGCGATGCTGCACAACCCCAAGGAGGCCCTGCCGCCCTCCAACCCCAAAGCCCTGCAACAATTTATCAAGATCGGCCGTGAGTGCGGGGTCAATGCCGAACTGATCGAGAAAAAGGACTTCGGGCGACTGGCCGAATTCGACGCGCTGTTCATCCGCGAAACCACCGGCATCGATCACTACACCTATACCTTCGCCAAAAAGGCGGAAAGCGAAGGCATGGTGGTGATCGACGACCCCGACTCCATCCTCAAATGCACCAACAAGGTCTATCTGGACGAGTTGCTGCGTACCCATCGGGTCCGCACCCCGAAAACCGTCATCGTCCGCCGCGACAATCTGGAGCGGGTGGACAGCGAGATCGACTACCCCATCGTACTGAAGATCCCCGACGGCTCGTTCTCGCGTGGGGTGTTCAAGGTCAATGATCGGACCGGACTGCTGGACATGGCCGGCAAATTGTTCAAGTCATCCGACCTGCTGCTGGCACAGGAATTTCTCTACACCGAGTTCGACTGGCGGGTCGGGATTCTCAACAAGACGCCGCTGTTCGTCTGCCAGTATTTCATGTCCAAGGAGCACTGGCAGATCTACAATCACGAGTCCGGCCAAAAGACCGATACCCACGCCGGCGACTTCAAAACCTTCCGGGTCGAAGATGCACCGGAGGTAGTGGTCAAGACGGCGCTCAAGGCCGCCAATCTGATCGGCAACGGCTTATACGGCGTGGATTTGAAACAGACCGCCAAGGGCGTGGTGGTGATCGAAGTCAACGACAACCCCAACATCGATCACGGCGTCGAAGACGCGGTGCTCAAGGAAAACCTCTATCGCGCCATCGTCGAAGACATCGTCTGGCGCTTGGATCGAAAGCGAGGGAAGTGA
- a CDS encoding high-potential iron-sulfur protein, with protein MANHVPDNSRRRFIKLTAVGLAAAPFANALLSGTARAADMVSETDPTAASLGYVADATKSDKRKDATALCHNCGLYTGKAGEESGPCAIFQGKLVHANGWCTAWTKKAA; from the coding sequence ATGGCCAATCATGTTCCCGACAACAGCCGCCGCCGTTTCATCAAGCTGACCGCCGTCGGCTTGGCCGCCGCGCCGTTCGCCAACGCGCTGTTGAGCGGAACCGCCCGAGCGGCGGATATGGTCAGCGAGACCGATCCCACGGCGGCGTCGCTGGGTTACGTGGCCGACGCCACCAAATCCGACAAGCGCAAGGACGCAACGGCGTTATGCCATAATTGTGGCTTGTACACCGGCAAGGCTGGCGAAGAAAGCGGCCCCTGCGCGATTTTCCAGGGTAAACTGGTTCATGCCAACGGCTGGTGCACCGCCTGGACCAAGAAGGCGGCCTGA
- a CDS encoding penicillin acylase family protein, which translates to MHTTASRARFRFRWRHRALLVGIGLLALLAIGAIWLYSRLHGSLPQLDGAAILAGLSAPATVERDALGVPVIRGANRLDVARATGFVHAQERFFQMDLLRRTAAGELAALFGPTALDLDRAHRLHRFRHRARQALATLPLEDRALIDAYAAGVNAGLAALAAPPFEYLLPRATPEPWRAEDTALAVYAMYLNLQGQQWPRESTRGLLHDRLPPALADFLDPLGTEWDAPLQGEALPSPPPPGPEVFDLRGQPVVDIVPANPRTHPSPAFALFPLVPTDESETASGSNNWAVAGQLTAHGGALLANDMHLALRVPNIWYRATLAYPEAGGERRITGVMLPGAPAIAAGGNGHIAWGFTNSEGDWADLVILEPGVDDEHYLTPDGPRAFTHVRETLTVKDGPPETLEVLETVWGPVVDHDHRGRRRALRWVAHEPRAFNLGPQGLERVDTLEAALTVANQAGMPAQNILLASGDGRIAWTLTGPIPRRFGHSGRIPSSWADGRRGWDGWLEAAEYPRIVDPPDGRLWTANGRVVDGTWLDRLGDGGYTLGARARQIRDGLRSAQRFDEASFLALQLDDRALFLQHWRDLLLAVLTPEAAHADPRRQDMRRWVSDWGGRAAVDSVGYRLVRAFRLKVRERAFAPLTVACLQADLRFDYTSIRQHEGPLWQLLTQQPPHLLDPRYPDWPALLLDAADATLAELTADGRPLRKKSWGDRNLIHIQHPFSRILPWLSTWLDMPVRALPGDQYMPRVQTPSNGSSERLAVAPGRETEGILHMPGGQSGHPLSPFYRAGFDAWADGQPLPFLPGPARHRLTLLPVAR; encoded by the coding sequence ATGCACACGACTGCGAGCAGGGCGCGGTTTCGCTTTCGCTGGCGCCACCGAGCGCTGTTGGTCGGTATCGGCCTGTTGGCGCTGCTGGCCATTGGCGCCATCTGGTTGTATAGCCGATTGCACGGCAGCCTGCCCCAACTGGATGGCGCGGCGATATTGGCCGGACTGAGCGCGCCGGCCACCGTCGAACGCGATGCGCTGGGCGTACCGGTCATTCGCGGCGCGAACCGACTCGATGTCGCCCGCGCCACCGGTTTCGTCCACGCCCAGGAACGATTTTTTCAGATGGATCTGCTGCGGCGCACGGCGGCCGGCGAGCTGGCGGCCTTGTTCGGCCCGACGGCGCTGGATTTGGATCGCGCCCACCGCCTGCATCGCTTCCGCCATCGTGCCCGTCAGGCACTGGCAACGCTGCCCCTCGAAGATCGCGCCCTGATCGATGCCTACGCCGCCGGTGTCAATGCCGGACTGGCTGCCCTCGCCGCCCCACCGTTCGAATACCTGTTGCCGCGGGCCACGCCCGAACCCTGGCGAGCCGAGGATACGGCGCTGGCGGTGTACGCAATGTATCTGAACCTGCAAGGCCAGCAATGGCCGCGTGAATCAACCCGCGGCCTGCTGCACGACCGACTGCCGCCCGCCTTGGCCGACTTCCTCGACCCGCTCGGCACCGAGTGGGACGCGCCATTGCAGGGGGAAGCACTCCCATCGCCGCCCCCGCCCGGTCCCGAGGTGTTCGATCTGCGCGGTCAGCCGGTCGTCGATATCGTTCCGGCGAACCCGCGAACGCACCCGTCGCCGGCTTTCGCGCTCTTTCCACTCGTGCCGACCGACGAATCCGAAACGGCCAGCGGCAGCAACAACTGGGCGGTCGCCGGGCAACTGACCGCGCACGGTGGCGCGCTGCTGGCCAACGACATGCATCTGGCGCTGCGCGTCCCCAACATCTGGTATCGGGCTACCCTGGCCTATCCCGAGGCCGGCGGCGAACGACGAATCACCGGCGTCATGTTGCCCGGAGCGCCCGCCATCGCGGCCGGCGGCAACGGCCATATCGCCTGGGGTTTCACCAACAGCGAAGGCGACTGGGCCGATCTGGTGATCCTGGAACCCGGCGTGGACGACGAGCACTATCTGACTCCCGACGGGCCGCGCGCCTTTACCCATGTCCGGGAAACACTGACCGTCAAGGACGGGCCGCCCGAAACGCTGGAGGTGCTGGAAACCGTCTGGGGGCCGGTGGTGGACCACGACCATCGGGGTCGGCGGCGGGCGCTGCGCTGGGTGGCGCACGAGCCGCGGGCGTTCAACCTGGGGCCACAGGGGCTGGAGCGGGTCGATACGCTGGAGGCGGCGCTGACGGTCGCCAACCAGGCCGGCATGCCGGCGCAGAACATCCTGCTGGCCAGCGGGGACGGACGAATCGCCTGGACCCTCACCGGCCCGATTCCGCGCCGCTTCGGCCACTCGGGCCGCATACCGTCTTCCTGGGCCGATGGCCGGCGCGGCTGGGACGGCTGGCTGGAAGCAGCCGAATATCCACGGATCGTCGATCCGCCCGATGGCCGGCTGTGGACCGCCAACGGTCGAGTGGTGGACGGGACGTGGCTGGACCGGCTGGGCGACGGCGGCTACACGCTCGGCGCCCGCGCCCGGCAGATTCGCGACGGCCTGCGGTCGGCGCAACGTTTCGACGAAGCGAGTTTCCTGGCGCTGCAACTCGATGATCGCGCGCTGTTTCTCCAGCACTGGCGCGACCTGCTGCTGGCGGTGCTGACCCCGGAGGCCGCCCACGCCGATCCACGGCGGCAGGACATGCGCCGGTGGGTCAGCGACTGGGGCGGCCGGGCGGCGGTGGATTCGGTCGGCTACCGGTTGGTCCGCGCTTTTCGTCTGAAGGTCCGGGAACGGGCGTTCGCGCCGTTGACCGTCGCCTGCCTGCAAGCGGATCTGCGTTTCGACTACACATCGATCAGGCAGCACGAAGGGCCGTTGTGGCAACTGCTCACCCAACAGCCACCGCATCTGCTCGATCCCCGCTATCCCGACTGGCCGGCGCTACTGCTGGACGCGGCGGACGCGACGCTGGCGGAACTGACCGCCGACGGCCGGCCGCTGCGCAAGAAAAGCTGGGGGGATCGAAACCTGATCCATATCCAGCACCCCTTCAGCCGGATTCTGCCGTGGCTGAGCACTTGGCTGGACATGCCGGTACGCGCCCTGCCCGGCGATCAATACATGCCTCGCGTACAGACCCCCAGCAATGGCTCGTCCGAACGGTTGGCGGTTGCGCCGGGACGAGAGACGGAAGGCATTCTACACATGCCCGGCGGCCAGAGCGGTCATCCCCTGTCGCCTTTCTACCGGGCCGGGTTCGACGCTTGGGCCGACGGCCAACCACTGCCGTTCCTGCCCGGACCGGCGCGGCATCGGCTGACGCTGCTGCCCGTGGCGCGCTGA
- a CDS encoding RnfH family protein: MQVSVAYAESGHQIWLSLEMPEGSTVQQAIELSGVLDRYPHLNLKKNKIGIFGKLAKPTAPLEAGDRVEIYRAITVDPKTVPQRKIALDDDDDDD, from the coding sequence ATGCAAGTCAGTGTCGCTTACGCCGAGTCGGGCCATCAGATCTGGCTGTCCCTGGAGATGCCCGAAGGGAGCACGGTGCAACAGGCCATTGAGTTATCCGGGGTCCTGGACCGTTATCCGCATCTGAATCTCAAGAAAAACAAGATTGGGATTTTTGGCAAACTCGCCAAGCCGACCGCGCCGTTGGAAGCGGGGGATCGGGTCGAAATCTACCGAGCGATCACCGTCGATCCCAAGACCGTGCCGCAACGGAAAATCGCATTGGATGACGATGACGACGACGATTGA